The stretch of DNA TCAGGAAAATCCTTTGAGGTAACTGAAGAACAACCAAATATGAGATTTTTATCGGTAAATATTTAATCGAGCGTCAGTTGCTAAGATCCGTTCTTGATTCTTGTGCAGTACCTCTTCATGCATGCGCCACAAGTCGAGCAAATCTCAGTCTAGGTTGGTTAGTTTTAGAATGATATATGTCTAAAATCATGTCACCGCTACGCCATTAACGTGCCGCTGGAAATTGGGTATCCAGTGATGCTGATTAAATCTAATCCTTCTCGTGGTTGAAGATCTGACCCAGGATGATTTATCAAACAGACAGCAtaatttacattattttaataaaaaaagagAGCTTTCTTGATGTTTCCATCTTCAGTTCGAAACATGTTTGCAAGTTTTTTTCCCTTCACAATTTTTGCGAGAAATAGATGAAAAAGAAGGATCGGACGAtactattttaaattatatttgatgcCCATGTATTTCTATTTCTTCTGTTTCTTAGTGCGAATTTGAATTCAAAGACGTTTTAGTGTAGCTATGATTTTAGGGTAGATAAAGGCATATTAGTGACAACTGAACAATTGTTTGTACCAAGCAGATCATTGCGGGAACATGTATCATGGAAAATTCAGGTTTATGTACGCATAGAAttgagaaaaaggaaaaaactcATCATTGCGAAATCAAATTGAAGAACTCTTTCTGGCGAAGAAAACCATCTCTTTCCCTCTATGGAAAGCAAACACAAAAACTAAATAAACGGCTCCCTCATGCGCCACGGGAGTCATGCCATTTTAAGTTGTGCGAAAGTCTTTATCGTTTTCTTCCGTGTAGTTGATATCGACTTCATAGGACTCTCAGATAAAACTGCCGCCACCGAACTTTTTCAAATATGATCATATATATTgttatatattttcaaaaaaaaataaattcaaagataaataaatattactcattttgtatataaaataaaatggtgGCCAAGATATGCTTTTGTTGGTTactgttttaaaataaaaacttggGTGAGATGATTTCACGAGttatattttatgagacgaatatcttatttgggtcattaatgaaaaaatattatttgttattctaaggatattactttttattgtggatatcgatagggttgttagagataaaaattcgtgaaatcatttcacaagagacatactccaGTTTTAATTTGCAAGAGAGGAATGAAATTTGGAATCCGATCAATTGTATAATGAATATAATAATTAGATATggaaaaaacattaaaaaaaaatcattaatttttcCATTTAATGTGTACAGAAccaagttaattttttttttttttttttttttttttgcaatttaTAAGGCCAGATCCGATGGTATCAATATGTTTCACAGTTTTTGGATTTCGATTGTTGGTACAATGTATGTTAGTGGGCCTAAGGTCAAAGTGACTCCCTAGATCCCACTGCGGTAACAAGTTTTCTATTTTATCATTTCTTTCACAGTCGGTGTGCAGAATCTTGTAGTCACGTTATTTCTGTATCTACACCGAGCGCAAAAGGAAGGCAGAAAAGGGGGAAAAAAGATAGGAAAGTGGGGGAAATGGCGAACCCTCCAAAGCCGTGGAAAGTAGAGTATGCAAAGTCGTCAAGATCGTCGTGCAAGACTTGCAAGAATCACATTGAGAAAGAGAATCTCAGGCTCGGAAAGATGGTTCAAGCTTCCCAATTTGATGGTTTCATGCCTGTATTTTTCCCTTTCTTCCTTCGCTCATTCATATCTTCTTGTTGTTTCTTTTcatcataaatttttaaaaatgaactCAGTTTTAGTATTTTTTGTCCGTATatctaaaaatgattttttttggcTTTCTAAGTACAGTAATGTCATTTTTTTGTTTCCTGGTTCGTTTCTCCTTTAGTACCTGACATTTGTGCCATCGAGTCATTTCTGGGGTGCATTCTTGTCATTTGCATTATTTAAACAATTGTTTGCCCTTTGGTTTCTAGGTTCTTTGTGTTTCCTGTGTGGAAATTGTGTAACACGAGATATTTTTGATATCTTGGGTTTTTGGAACCAACCATTACGTTTTAGAACTCTCCTTCGCTTGATATTCAAATGGCTCTTAATTAAGCAACTAGCTTGTTTGATGCCACCTCACTTGTGTTTGTTTCTGGAGCCAGATGTGGAACCATGCTCATTGCATcatgaagaaaaaaaaacagataAAATCGTAAGTGCTATCAGATGCAGAATTTTATTCGACCTTTGATGGACTAATGGTAAATATTCAGTTTCCTAATTCTTTTACATTTCTTATATTCTCATCAGGGTTGATGATGTTGAAGGCTTAGAATTGCTTCGGTGGGAAGATCAACAGACAATTAGGAAATACGTAGATGGTGTCGGTCAGACAGATTCAGTTGCTTCTCCTGCCCTCCAATGTGGCATAGAAGTTTCACCGACATCCCGAGCTACTTGTCGATACTGCAATCAAAAGATTACAAAGGGAGAGGTTAAGTATTTTGCGACTTTCCCTGTTAAACAATAACGAGATTGATGTTTTATTCAGCCATATGTGCATGTCCTCATCTTCCTTTTTACTTGCCTTCTTCCTAATTATAAGGTAAGATAGTTTTAAAACCTGTTACTCCGGCTGGACCATATGATGGTGCACAATTTCTTAATGAAACAGACGAGTTGGGGATGTCGAGTGGCCTTTCAGTTAGTTACATCTGTAGCACAAACTTGTTTAAAGGTTATTGTCAAAATCAATTGTCAAGAACCTAATCATGGCATCTCTGTTCATCACTATTCACTACACTATTTACAGATATATAGCTATTCGgaaataattcattattttcatgTCTAATCATGTGTTGTTTTGTAAGCAATTATGACAATCATGGTTTTGCATGCTCTGATGTCTCACTGTAAAGTCCTTACCTGATGCTATTCTGATTTCCCCAATTTCCAATTGAACTGAAGAGGGGTTCTTCTCGAACTGTCGTTACCATTGTTTCTTTTCGCAAATTTAGATTTTGTAAATTTGCTTCATGACCATGTATACAGATGCCATCAGGTCTGTGGAAGCCTTGTTAAAGATCTGTTTTCCCCCCCTCTTTACTTAGGTTCGTATATCAACTAAACCTGAAGGTGAAAGTTCTAGAGCCTTGGCATGGCACCATGCAAAGTGTCACATGGAAATGTCACCGACTTCCCAGGTAGAAAAATTTTCTGGATGGGAAAGTCTTTCGGCCACTGATCGTGCGACAGTTATTTCTCTTGTTACAAATAATGCCTCTGCTTTAGAAGGTCCAACTTTCAAATTTTCAGGATAAATAATTAGATTTCTTGGGGATTTCTTTGGATACTGTCATGATGACCCATGATTTTTGTTTCAGGCACAAAAGTAGACGTTAAAGAGGAGAAAAATCTGTTGCAGGTTTCAACATCCAAAAGTGGTAACAAGAGGAAAAGAGCATTTGAAAGCGATCAGAAACCGAAAAATTCTAAAGATGGAGGTAACAGTTCTTCAATCAAGTTGCCTTCTGAAAATAAtgtgaaaaatgttgaaggtgAACCCTCAAAAGAATCTGTCCTGGAAAGCCAACGTGAGGATCAGACTAAGGCTCTGTGGGCGCTTAAAGATGATCTCAAAAAGCATGTGACTTCTTCAGAGTTGAGAGAGATGCTTGAAGTCAATGATCAGGATTTGAAGGGATCAGAATTTGATTTGCGAGAACGTTGGTAAATTTTATTCTCTTTTGATCAATTTGACTGCAAAAATTTTGACCTAGTGAAATAATTTGAAATGCTTACTTTAGAAAATCCTAAAAAATCCCTTCCCACCCACCTCGGCCCCCAAATGTTATATATCTGGATTGATTTATTACTATTTTTTATCTCGCTGATTTTCGTTTCGTACATGTCCTGATTGGTTCTAATTTCATCTATTAACCTGATAATTATTGTGCCATTCAGTTTTTATCGTGTCAATGGTTTCTCTAATGTTGGACCCCTTTTATTGTTTCTCCTTTTTTGGTCCTTTTAGTGCTGATGGAATGCTTTTTGGAGCACTTTCAAAATGCCCTCTTTGCTCGGGATGGCTTCGTTATTCCTCAGGTATGTACAGATGCTGTGGATATTTATCAGAGTGGAGTAAGTGTTCGTATTCCACTGCTAAGCCTCAGCGTGTCAAAGGAAAGTGGAAAATCCCTGAAGAAACAAGTAACGACTTTCTCTTGAAGGTATGTTAGTTGATTAGTACCATGTAGTTTTTcttatattttcttttgttctTTTATGACACCATAATGTGTTTCATACTTTGAATCGTTGACCTAAAAGTTAACATCACTACTCAATTGACATCCTCAGTGGTTTAAGTCACAAAAAGCAAAAAAAACAGAACGAGTTATCCTTCAATCTTCTCCTTGTGGATCATCAGGCAGTCAAGCTGTCAATTGGTTAAGCCCATCATCAAAGGTTGAAAAGATTGGAGATTTGAAAGTTGCTCTTGCTGGAATCCCGCATGAATCAATGGTATTTTTAAGACATCTTTTTCCCCTCCCCCATTATCTTGCTGATATGTTCTTTGAGCTATATAAAGGATTTGAAGGAGACTTTTTGTCTGACAAAGTACTTTCTCAGGAAGAGTGGAAGAGCAAAATAGAAGAAGCAGGTGGACAGGTTCATACCAAGATAAGAAAAGGTTTATAGCCACTCTTCTTCAATTGAAATTTTGGGTTTTTTGTCTCTCAGTTCTTGTAAATCAAAATTGATGTTCTTCTAATATCACAGAAACCAATTGCTTAGTTGTAAGTGGTGCGTTGGATGAAATTGGTGCAGAAATAAGAAAGGCGAGGTAATCCTGGGAAACTGCAAAGAATATCATACCACCCGTTGGTCCCTACCTCTCTTACCTCTTTTCTGTCCTTTACTCAATGATTTCTTCCTAACAGGAGAATGAAACTACCAGTGGTAAGGGAAGATTATTTGATTGATTGCATTAAAAGACAGAAAAAACTCCCTTTTGATTTGTACAAAGTAGAATCTGTTGAAAAGACACATAGTATGGCTACAGTCAAGGTGAAAGGGCAAAGTGCTGTACACGAGTCTTCTGGTTTACAAGATTCTGGGCACATTCTGGAGGTTGGGAAAAGTATCTATAATACAACTTTGAACATGTCCGACTTGTCAACTGGTGTTAATAGGTAAATGCTCTCATTCTTTCTgaagtaatttaattaatggtcATCTTAATAAGGCTTTCTTTCCGAATTTCTAACTTCTCGAATTTTATTTATAcgttatattttgaaaaattgattttttatgCGAATGTGGTGCCAACTTGACAGCATATCAAGTGCTTATACTGTTCTGAATTTTAATCGTGGCATATCAAGTGCTTCAACTGTTCTGAATTTTATTGTGGGTTCATATTTTTGGAGTAGGATGGAAAATTAAAATGTTGTGGGTGAATTATGCAGAGAATTATATTTTGTGATACGTTTCTTTGTATTCCTAAGGTCAGATACCACCAAACATAACATTTGAGTGCATATGTGTGTGTGATCTTGATGATCTGCCTTGAACATCTcaatgctttttttttttggtaatataAACTTCAAATTTCAATATGTTTGCTGTGATATGTGAGATACTTTATTTTCTAGTGATATTTCCTGAAATTGTATTTTTTGTCTGCCATGTGAAGCTACTATATTCTTCAAATCATTCAAGATGATAGCGGCACTGATTGTCATGTTTTCCGAAAATGGGGTCGAGTTGGAAATGAAAAAATAGGGGGAAACAAGTTAGAGCAGATGCCTAAATCTGACGCAATTCAAGAATTCAAGCGTTTATTTCTTGAGAAGACTGGGTACCCTTGGGAGGCATGGGAACAAAAGAAAGATTTCCGCAAACAACCTGGAAGATTCTATCCGTTGGACATTGTATCGCCAATATCTTTCTCctctgattttgaatttttcctaTTGGAGAATGAAAGCATGTTCTTAAAATCGTGAAATGTTATCGGTTTGATTGTTCTAGTTTCTGCTTTGCAGGATTATGGGGTTAAAAATTCACCTAGGAAGCAGCTTGACTTTGCAAACAGCCAACTTGCACCTCAGTTGGTGGAATTGATGAAAATACTTTTTAATGTGGAGACATACAGGTTACTGATTTGTACTACTTCTT from Primulina tabacum isolate GXHZ01 chromosome 3, ASM2559414v2, whole genome shotgun sequence encodes:
- the LOC142539331 gene encoding poly [ADP-ribose] polymerase 1 — its product is MANPPKPWKVEYAKSSRSSCKTCKNHIEKENLRLGKMVQASQFDGFMPMWNHAHCIMKKKKQIKSVDDVEGLELLRWEDQQTIRKYVDGVGQTDSVASPALQCGIEVSPTSRATCRYCNQKITKGEVRISTKPEGESSRALAWHHAKCHMEMSPTSQVEKFSGWESLSATDRATVISLVTNNASALEGTKVDVKEEKNLLQVSTSKSGNKRKRAFESDQKPKNSKDGGNSSSIKLPSENNVKNVEGEPSKESVLESQREDQTKALWALKDDLKKHVTSSELREMLEVNDQDLKGSEFDLRERCADGMLFGALSKCPLCSGWLRYSSGMYRCCGYLSEWSKCSYSTAKPQRVKGKWKIPEETSNDFLLKWFKSQKAKKTERVILQSSPCGSSGSQAVNWLSPSSKVEKIGDLKVALAGIPHESMEEWKSKIEEAGGQVHTKIRKETNCLVVSGALDEIGAEIRKARRMKLPVVREDYLIDCIKRQKKLPFDLYKVESVEKTHSMATVKVKGQSAVHESSGLQDSGHILEVGKSIYNTTLNMSDLSTGVNSYYILQIIQDDSGTDCHVFRKWGRVGNEKIGGNKLEQMPKSDAIQEFKRLFLEKTGYPWEAWEQKKDFRKQPGRFYPLDIDYGVKNSPRKQLDFANSQLAPQLVELMKILFNVETYRAAMMEFEINLSEMPLGKLSKSNIQRGFEALTQIQNLLNDTAYAPSVRESLIVDASNRFFTVIPSSHPHVICDEDDFKMKVKMLEALQDIEIASRVVGFDTDSNDSVDDKYRKLHCNISPLPQDSEDFRLIEKYLHTTHAPTHTEWALKLEEVFSLEREGELDKYAPFRAKLKNKMLLWHGSRLTNFVGILREGLRIAPPEAPATGYMFGKGIYFADLVSKSAQYCYTDRKNPVGLMLLSEVALGDVYELTKSQYMDKPPKGKHSTKGLGKNVPLQSEYVEWRNNVVVPCGKPTASNVRASELMYNEYIVYNTAQVKLQFLVKVRFHHKR